A portion of the Bifidobacterium bifidum ATCC 29521 = JCM 1255 = DSM 20456 genome contains these proteins:
- a CDS encoding isochorismatase family protein produces MAKALIVVDVQPTFCEGGELGVEGGNAVAGRIADYVNAHRGEYAYTATTQDWHIEPGAHWSGNPDFVDTWPKHGAAGTPNAELHPAIAVLGIAHHFKKGQYSAAYSGFEGIEDNTDRIQTREEVTAEQSAGKTLANALKAAGVTQVDVVGIAESHCVKDTALDAKRLGFDVTVFEDLTVPVSEELGVAARKQMADAGIILAEAR; encoded by the coding sequence ATGGCCAAGGCGCTGATTGTGGTGGATGTGCAGCCGACATTCTGCGAAGGCGGCGAGCTGGGGGTCGAAGGCGGCAACGCGGTCGCCGGGAGGATCGCCGACTATGTGAACGCGCATCGCGGCGAGTATGCGTATACCGCCACCACGCAGGATTGGCATATCGAGCCGGGCGCACACTGGTCGGGCAATCCGGATTTCGTGGATACGTGGCCCAAGCATGGCGCGGCGGGCACGCCGAACGCCGAGCTTCATCCGGCCATCGCGGTTCTGGGCATCGCCCATCATTTCAAGAAGGGCCAGTATTCGGCGGCATACTCCGGTTTTGAAGGCATCGAAGACAATACCGACCGTATCCAGACGCGCGAGGAGGTCACGGCCGAACAGTCCGCCGGCAAGACGCTGGCCAATGCGCTGAAGGCCGCAGGCGTCACGCAGGTGGATGTGGTGGGCATCGCCGAATCGCATTGCGTCAAGGACACCGCGCTTGACGCGAAACGTCTCGGCTTTGATGTCACCGTGTTCGAGGATCTGACCGTTCCGGTCAGCGAGGAGTTGGGTGTCGCGGCCCGCAAACAGATGGCCGATGCCGGCATCATATTGGCGGAGGCTCGCTGA
- a CDS encoding MobA/MobL family protein, with protein MSSYHQNGERIPVIDPATGEQKTGAKNRKVWKRVDVSNNPLDSTEFLERLRADWAKQCNLMLPEGVRIDHRSLEAQGIERIPTIHEGHASREITKRGGHSILNAINRRIATANRYLTAIRKQMGDPTGLLGQFKEQARKELDTAMSRFRESLCSIASP; from the coding sequence ATCAGTTCATATCACCAGAACGGCGAGCGGATACCGGTCATAGACCCCGCCACCGGCGAGCAGAAGACCGGGGCCAAGAACCGTAAGGTCTGGAAGCGCGTGGACGTGTCGAACAACCCCTTGGACTCCACGGAATTCCTCGAACGGCTGCGCGCCGACTGGGCCAAACAGTGCAACCTCATGCTGCCCGAGGGCGTGCGCATCGACCACCGCAGCCTTGAGGCGCAGGGCATCGAACGTATCCCCACCATCCACGAGGGCCACGCCAGCCGCGAGATCACCAAACGAGGTGGGCACAGCATCCTCAATGCGATCAACCGGCGCATCGCCACGGCCAACCGGTACCTGACGGCCATCCGCAAACAGATGGGCGACCCGACCGGCCTGCTCGGACAATTCAAGGAGCAGGCCAGGAAGGAACTCGACACGGCGATGAGCCGGTTCCGGGAATCACTGTGTTCGATCGCCAGCCCATAG
- a CDS encoding DUF4418 family protein — protein sequence MFRRLFASLPAIVFGVLIAVAPQAFAHVCEVKDNMPMACHYTAQAELGIGVVIALLGIIALFCSPKIRTGLNIAVALNALLSLAVPTVLIGVCKGAMMHCHMVTRPTLIVIGILALLFAVVAIYLDSKPVKR from the coding sequence ATGTTCCGTAGACTATTCGCATCGCTGCCGGCCATCGTGTTCGGCGTGCTTATCGCCGTCGCCCCGCAGGCATTCGCCCATGTGTGCGAGGTCAAGGATAATATGCCCATGGCGTGCCATTACACCGCGCAGGCGGAGCTTGGCATCGGCGTGGTCATCGCCCTGCTGGGTATCATCGCTTTGTTCTGCAGCCCGAAGATACGTACAGGTCTCAATATCGCTGTCGCTTTGAACGCACTGCTGTCGCTGGCCGTGCCGACGGTGCTGATCGGCGTGTGCAAGGGCGCCATGATGCATTGCCATATGGTCACCAGGCCGACGCTCATCGTGATCGGCATTCTGGCACTGCTGTTCGCCGTCGTCGCCATCTACCTCGACTCCAAGCCCGTCAAGCGATGA
- a CDS encoding acyltransferase family protein, translated as MRNDRYESLDGIKGFALIGIIWYHLSQRSLPGGFIGVDVFFTVSGFLLALSVLREIDRTGRLRLGNFYLRRLSRLWPAMAFMIAGSVSLGLFVNHDILVGVPGKSVSALTFTSNWGEIFSGDSYFAATSPQLLRHLWFVALLGQATLVLPLLTAMLHRIGSTFVQALVPVLLAALSACGMWVLYNPSADPTRVYFGTDTHCFGMLLGVALAFVVRHSEESDAEPRRLFTMVMPWLATGALVVLIMMMPRVGQDASAFRGGLILASVLTVVLIGGSISKDSWMIGLFGWRPLALLGKYSYGMYLWHWPLYLLLQLMLPGYRGSGLWVVQALTLLLSLVMTAVSWWMVENPVAEWIKSKRDKSAPRRTVAQRSAPRRVGSARARGVYGTHLNNVEFTQPYSQAAPLPSPQDAPVVASRSSRTAKTMRMVVTVSVVVLIVIGFFMGVAQAPAKTQTQIMLEKNQSALAKKERQRKMDAKAAAEAKKRAEEERKRREEAKAAIEKTLNGEDVSVIGDSVTVGASAALQKSLPGIAVDAQVSRSILTAPGIVAQMKAEGRLRKYVVISLNTNSATTVGEYERIAAAAGDGHVLVIINAYGDREWIPVANQAASDYVRKHPTDSILVDWNSAIAAHTDWLGPDGIHPQAGQGEDLYASGLRNALAEWEVAHIE; from the coding sequence ATGCGCAATGACCGCTATGAGAGCCTGGACGGCATCAAGGGATTCGCCCTGATCGGCATCATCTGGTATCACCTGTCGCAACGCTCGCTGCCCGGCGGTTTCATTGGCGTGGACGTGTTCTTCACCGTATCCGGCTTCCTGCTCGCCCTGAGCGTCCTTCGTGAGATCGACCGTACCGGCAGACTGCGTCTTGGCAATTTCTATCTGCGCAGGTTGTCTCGACTGTGGCCGGCGATGGCGTTCATGATCGCCGGCTCGGTGTCGCTCGGCCTGTTCGTCAACCATGACATTCTGGTGGGTGTGCCGGGCAAAAGCGTCTCCGCGCTGACATTCACGTCGAATTGGGGGGAGATCTTCTCCGGAGACAGCTATTTCGCGGCGACGTCGCCGCAATTGCTGCGGCACTTATGGTTCGTGGCGCTGCTGGGCCAAGCGACGCTGGTGCTGCCGCTTTTGACGGCCATGCTGCACAGAATCGGCTCCACGTTCGTGCAGGCGTTGGTGCCGGTGCTGCTCGCCGCGCTGTCCGCGTGTGGCATGTGGGTGCTGTACAACCCGTCCGCCGACCCCACACGCGTGTATTTCGGCACGGACACGCACTGTTTTGGCATGCTGTTGGGTGTCGCGCTGGCGTTCGTCGTGCGGCACAGCGAGGAGTCTGACGCCGAGCCGCGCCGCCTGTTCACCATGGTTATGCCCTGGCTGGCCACTGGCGCACTGGTCGTGTTGATCATGATGATGCCGCGCGTCGGGCAGGATGCGTCAGCGTTCCGCGGCGGTCTGATTCTGGCCTCTGTGCTCACCGTAGTGCTGATCGGCGGCAGCATTTCCAAGGATTCATGGATGATCGGCCTGTTCGGCTGGCGTCCGCTCGCGCTGCTGGGCAAATACTCGTATGGCATGTACCTGTGGCATTGGCCGTTGTACCTGCTGCTGCAGCTCATGCTTCCCGGTTATCGTGGCAGCGGATTGTGGGTGGTCCAGGCGCTCACGTTGCTGCTGAGCCTCGTGATGACCGCGGTGTCATGGTGGATGGTGGAGAATCCGGTCGCGGAATGGATCAAGTCCAAGCGCGACAAGTCGGCTCCCCGCCGCACGGTGGCGCAACGTTCGGCTCCGCGACGGGTCGGCAGCGCGCGGGCACGTGGCGTGTATGGGACGCACCTCAACAACGTCGAGTTCACTCAGCCGTACTCTCAGGCTGCGCCCCTGCCCTCGCCGCAAGACGCGCCGGTCGTCGCATCCCGCAGCTCCCGTACCGCGAAGACGATGCGCATGGTCGTCACCGTGTCGGTTGTGGTACTGATCGTCATCGGGTTCTTCATGGGTGTGGCCCAGGCCCCGGCGAAGACGCAGACACAGATCATGCTGGAGAAGAACCAGAGCGCGCTCGCCAAGAAGGAACGTCAGCGCAAGATGGACGCCAAGGCCGCGGCCGAGGCGAAGAAACGCGCCGAGGAGGAGCGCAAGCGCCGCGAGGAGGCCAAGGCAGCCATCGAGAAGACCCTGAACGGCGAGGACGTCTCCGTGATCGGCGACTCCGTCACCGTGGGCGCGTCGGCGGCATTGCAGAAGTCACTGCCCGGCATCGCCGTGGACGCCCAGGTGTCGCGGTCCATCCTGACCGCGCCCGGTATCGTCGCGCAGATGAAGGCGGAAGGCCGTCTGCGCAAGTACGTGGTGATCTCGCTGAACACGAACAGCGCGACCACGGTCGGCGAATACGAGCGGATTGCGGCCGCGGCGGGTGATGGGCATGTGCTGGTCATCATCAATGCGTATGGCGACCGCGAGTGGATTCCCGTGGCCAATCAGGCGGCCTCCGACTATGTGCGCAAGCATCCCACCGATTCGATTCTGGTCGACTGGAACAGTGCTATCGCGGCACACACCGATTGGCTCGGACCGGACGGCATCCACCCGCAGGCCGGACAAGGCGAAGACCTGTATGCCTCCGGTCTGAGGAACGCGTTGGCGGAATGGGAGGTCGCCCATATCGAGTGA
- a CDS encoding xanthine phosphoribosyltransferase — MKELEERIRRDGTVKTGDVLKVDAFLNHQCDVRLFDHMGQEWARHFAGKTITKILTIEASGIGIACCAARHFGDVPVVFAKKAQSINLDGDQYTTTVYSFTKRKEFPVIVSKKYLDADDHVLLIDDFLANGKALHGLIELCHAAGASVEGIGIAVEKGFQGGGDKLRAQGYDVDSLSIVESMNPETGEITFRD; from the coding sequence ATGAAGGAGCTGGAAGAGCGCATTCGGCGTGATGGAACGGTCAAGACCGGTGACGTGCTCAAGGTGGACGCGTTCTTGAACCATCAGTGTGACGTGCGTCTGTTCGACCATATGGGGCAGGAGTGGGCCCGGCATTTCGCCGGCAAGACCATCACCAAGATCCTGACCATCGAGGCGTCGGGCATTGGCATCGCCTGTTGCGCCGCGCGCCACTTCGGCGATGTTCCGGTGGTGTTCGCCAAGAAGGCCCAATCCATCAACCTCGACGGCGACCAGTACACCACCACGGTGTACTCGTTCACCAAGCGCAAGGAGTTTCCCGTCATCGTGTCCAAGAAGTATTTGGACGCCGACGACCACGTGCTGCTCATCGATGATTTCCTGGCGAACGGCAAGGCGTTGCACGGGCTCATCGAGCTGTGCCATGCGGCGGGGGCGAGTGTCGAGGGAATCGGCATCGCGGTCGAGAAGGGGTTCCAGGGCGGCGGTGACAAACTGCGCGCGCAGGGCTATGACGTGGATTCGCTGTCCATCGTCGAGTCCATGAATCCCGAGACCGGCGAGATCACGTTCAGGGACTGA
- a CDS encoding ATP-binding protein — MVDDYTAKMTELIELMRMIGNDTQQCEVKECKRKISSTITDTLSAFSNGSGGWIILGLSEKNGFTPVEGFDARAMQEALSQACEKMTPVVRPVIVTCPFEGANLVFARIDEMLPRDKPCFTTALGPHGGSFIRTGDGDRRMTSYEVDRLIEEHLQPTYDLDIVPGATTDDLDPQLVAGLLARVREQHPRVFADRDGIDVLLDLQVLRHDDSDESEVGGILRPTLAGLLALGRYPQKFYPRLGISIAVFPGTSRDDVFRGDERLVASKSVVGSIPVMIDDAVDSLMRWIGAKKPDYPPLVLREAIANALTHRDYSPDARGTQVHISVFTDRIEITNPGGLYGMVTHDVLASPHPVTGAPFVSTRNQFLFTLLESTPYPGGGFVNPEGGDGYQRIAAALREAGIEPATTRNDINTFTMTITKQRTMANSSPGDVVKAIMTVLERHSAMSVKEIMRELQLTPLAATSGMRELMKEGRVARVKFADDSVQRYRLKG, encoded by the coding sequence ATGGTTGACGACTACACCGCGAAGATGACCGAGCTGATCGAGCTGATGCGCATGATCGGCAACGATACGCAGCAGTGCGAGGTCAAGGAATGCAAGCGCAAGATCTCCTCGACCATCACCGATACGCTGTCCGCGTTCTCCAACGGCTCCGGCGGCTGGATCATCCTTGGCCTGTCCGAAAAGAACGGGTTCACGCCGGTCGAGGGATTCGACGCGCGCGCCATGCAGGAGGCGCTGAGCCAGGCGTGCGAGAAGATGACGCCGGTGGTGCGGCCCGTGATCGTCACCTGCCCGTTCGAAGGCGCGAATCTGGTGTTCGCGCGCATCGACGAAATGCTGCCGCGCGACAAGCCCTGCTTCACCACCGCGCTCGGACCGCACGGCGGCTCGTTCATCCGCACCGGCGACGGCGACCGGCGCATGACCTCCTATGAGGTCGACCGGCTCATCGAGGAGCATCTGCAGCCCACATACGATCTGGATATCGTGCCCGGCGCCACGACCGATGACCTCGACCCGCAGCTTGTTGCCGGATTGTTGGCACGCGTGCGCGAACAGCATCCGCGCGTGTTCGCCGACCGGGACGGCATCGATGTGCTGCTGGATCTACAGGTGTTGCGCCATGATGATTCCGACGAGTCGGAGGTCGGCGGAATACTGCGTCCCACCTTGGCCGGACTGCTGGCGTTGGGCCGCTATCCGCAGAAGTTCTATCCGCGGCTCGGCATTTCGATAGCCGTGTTTCCGGGGACGAGCCGGGACGATGTGTTCCGGGGCGACGAACGATTGGTCGCCTCGAAGTCGGTGGTCGGTTCGATTCCGGTGATGATCGACGATGCGGTCGACTCGTTGATGCGTTGGATTGGCGCGAAGAAGCCCGATTATCCGCCACTCGTGTTGCGCGAGGCGATTGCGAACGCGCTCACCCACCGTGATTATTCGCCCGATGCGCGCGGCACGCAGGTGCATATCAGCGTGTTCACCGATCGCATCGAGATCACCAATCCGGGTGGCCTGTACGGCATGGTGACACATGATGTGCTGGCGAGCCCGCATCCGGTGACGGGCGCGCCGTTCGTCTCCACCCGAAACCAGTTCCTGTTCACGCTGCTGGAGTCCACGCCGTATCCGGGCGGCGGGTTTGTGAACCCAGAAGGCGGCGACGGCTACCAGCGCATCGCCGCCGCGTTGCGCGAGGCCGGCATCGAGCCGGCGACCACGCGCAACGACATCAACACGTTCACGATGACCATCACCAAGCAACGCACGATGGCGAACAGTTCGCCGGGCGACGTGGTCAAGGCGATTATGACCGTACTGGAGCGGCATTCGGCGATGAGCGTCAAGGAGATCATGCGCGAACTGCAGTTGACGCCGCTGGCCGCCACATCCGGTATGCGCGAGCTGATGAAGGAAGGGCGGGTCGCCCGAGTCAAGTTCGCCGACGACTCGGTACAGCGGTATCGGTTGAAAGGCTGA
- a CDS encoding nucleobase:cation symporter-2 family protein, whose product MSQKKTKNSVSFEALSSLDAPVSFWKGIPFGLQHVMAMFVANLAPIFIVANAAKMTSAQSAAVIQSGLLVAGLGTCLQLYSAWLIGSRLPMVTGISFTYVAAAAAICADKGYGAVVGAVIVGGLLELVLGLTARYWRRFVPPIVSAIVVTSIGFSLLTVGATSFGGGDASAADFGSWQNLTLGLISLVACLAFQLLMKGTAKQLSVLFGLVVGYVVAICMGKVDFSGFQELSVVSLPQFMPFKPEFDWGAIISIGLLYVVSSVEVLGDTAALTKVGLNRTPTERETAGAIAGDGLISSVSGLFGCLPLTSFAQNIGLVAMTKVVNRKVILSGGLILILASFVPAVAEVFNSLPQAVLGGCTIMMFGNIILSGFQMIAEAGFTQRNITIAALSLTIGIGFTQVSDIFAQFPALFRQIFASNCIAVAFVVAVILNAVLPGEERFLSAPAKNED is encoded by the coding sequence ATGTCGCAGAAGAAAACGAAGAATTCCGTATCGTTCGAGGCGCTGTCCTCGCTGGACGCGCCCGTGTCGTTCTGGAAGGGCATTCCGTTCGGCCTGCAGCATGTGATGGCGATGTTCGTCGCCAATCTAGCCCCGATATTCATCGTCGCCAACGCGGCGAAGATGACGTCCGCGCAATCGGCGGCCGTGATTCAGTCGGGTCTGCTGGTGGCGGGTCTCGGCACCTGCCTGCAGTTGTATAGCGCGTGGCTGATCGGCTCGCGGCTGCCGATGGTGACGGGCATCTCGTTCACCTATGTGGCCGCCGCGGCCGCGATCTGCGCCGACAAGGGTTACGGAGCCGTGGTCGGCGCGGTGATCGTCGGCGGTCTGCTTGAGCTGGTGCTGGGCCTGACCGCCCGGTACTGGCGCCGTTTCGTGCCTCCGATCGTCTCCGCCATCGTGGTGACGTCCATCGGCTTCTCGCTGCTGACCGTGGGCGCCACGAGTTTCGGCGGCGGTGACGCGTCCGCCGCGGACTTCGGATCCTGGCAGAACCTGACGCTGGGTCTCATTTCGCTGGTCGCCTGTCTGGCGTTCCAATTGCTGATGAAGGGCACCGCCAAACAGCTGTCCGTGCTGTTCGGCCTGGTGGTCGGCTATGTGGTGGCGATTTGCATGGGCAAGGTCGATTTTTCCGGGTTCCAGGAGCTTTCCGTCGTTTCGCTGCCGCAGTTCATGCCGTTCAAGCCCGAGTTCGATTGGGGCGCGATCATCTCCATCGGACTGCTGTACGTGGTCTCGTCCGTCGAGGTTCTGGGAGACACCGCCGCGCTGACCAAGGTGGGTCTGAACCGTACGCCGACCGAGCGTGAGACGGCCGGAGCGATCGCCGGCGACGGCCTGATCTCCTCGGTCTCCGGACTGTTCGGATGCCTGCCGCTGACCAGTTTCGCCCAGAACATCGGACTGGTGGCGATGACGAAGGTCGTCAACCGCAAGGTGATCCTGTCCGGCGGACTGATCCTGATTCTGGCGAGCTTCGTGCCTGCCGTGGCGGAGGTGTTCAACTCGCTGCCGCAAGCGGTGCTCGGCGGCTGCACGATCATGATGTTCGGCAACATCATTCTTTCCGGATTCCAGATGATCGCCGAAGCCGGCTTCACCCAGCGCAACATCACCATCGCCGCGTTGAGCCTGACCATCGGCATCGGCTTCACGCAGGTGAGCGACATCTTCGCGCAGTTCCCGGCCCTGTTCCGCCAGATCTTTGCCTCGAACTGCATCGCCGTGGCTTTCGTGGTGGCCGTGATCCTCAACGCCGTGCTGCCCGGCGAAGAACGATTCCTCTCCGCCCCCGCCAAGAACGAGGACTAA
- a CDS encoding ATP-dependent helicase, whose translation MQQDPDLIARSAEELVGDLNPQQAEAVQYRGPALLIGAGAGSGKTRVLTRRIAWILTQFGAWPSQILAITFTNKAAAEMRERLEGLIGPVAQRMWVSTFHSACVRILRRDGQSIGLASGFSIYDTADCERLVKLIGADLNIDLKRYTPRAILSRISDYKNSLIGWQEQLKRYAPDYRPGQRGYQIGNFGDIEVLYSVIYAEYQHRLAMANAVDFDDLIGRTVELLRTQPQVADYYRHKFRYILVDEYQDTNHAQYELIRELAGVDAAGQVVPDAPSAGRAGPAWITVVGDSDQSIYAFRGADIRNIQDFEQDFPNAKTIMLEQNYRSTQTILDAANAVIANNQGRKPKKLWTALGSGDPIVGYAADNAEQEAAWIAGEIARVRAEEGTPYSDMAIMYRANAQSRALEGALVHAGLPYQLVGGTRFYERREVKDAIAYLQAIVNPADNVNMRRILNVPKRGLGPRAESIIVSYADAHATTFWDGIEHLDQIDGVPTRTGKQLAAFRDLMRSLSAFAAEHDGKPSEVVGEVLSQSGLLEELQRSEDPQDASRVENLSQLQSVAAEFEQNTPDATLAGFLETTALVADSDQLPSEGEDSGKVTLMTLHTAKGLEYPVVFLTGMEQGTFPHSRAMEDADELSEERRLAYVGITRAKRRLYVTRAAVRAQWGQANEMMPSQFLDEIPDRLIDWKRRETGMEGMRSGWSRRGFDDEFGGWDDDDFGGTTYGGSSSYGGSSSYGSRGHSSYGGSSSFGSGSRGGSGSSYGGARGFGSSSRHGGSGRQGSGQQYGSGSRFGSSTGLSRGGKVTTRRTAPKSSLSSARPASSLSKDNNLNIADFHAGDKVTHDQYGLGTVVDTQDKGRNSVITVDFGSSGVKRLMLRVAPLEKL comes from the coding sequence GTGCAGCAGGATCCGGATCTCATCGCAAGAAGCGCCGAGGAACTCGTCGGCGACCTCAACCCGCAGCAAGCCGAGGCGGTGCAGTACCGGGGGCCCGCACTGCTGATCGGCGCCGGCGCAGGATCTGGCAAGACACGCGTGCTCACCCGGCGCATCGCGTGGATCCTCACGCAATTCGGAGCATGGCCGAGCCAGATCCTCGCCATCACCTTCACCAACAAGGCGGCCGCTGAAATGCGCGAACGCCTCGAAGGTCTGATCGGACCGGTCGCCCAGCGCATGTGGGTGTCGACGTTCCATTCCGCATGCGTGCGCATCCTCAGGCGTGACGGCCAGTCGATAGGGCTGGCGTCGGGCTTCTCCATCTATGACACCGCCGACTGCGAGCGCCTCGTCAAGCTGATCGGCGCCGATCTCAACATCGACCTCAAGCGCTACACGCCGCGCGCGATCCTCTCGCGCATCTCCGACTACAAGAACTCACTGATCGGCTGGCAGGAGCAGCTCAAGCGCTACGCGCCCGACTACCGGCCCGGCCAGCGCGGTTATCAGATCGGCAATTTCGGCGACATCGAGGTGCTGTATTCCGTCATCTACGCCGAATACCAGCATCGTCTGGCCATGGCGAACGCCGTCGACTTCGACGATCTGATCGGCCGGACGGTCGAACTGCTGCGCACCCAACCGCAGGTGGCCGACTATTACCGTCATAAGTTCCGTTATATCCTCGTCGACGAATACCAGGACACGAACCATGCCCAATACGAGCTGATCCGCGAGCTGGCGGGCGTGGACGCGGCCGGGCAGGTCGTGCCGGACGCCCCCTCGGCGGGGCGGGCCGGCCCGGCATGGATCACCGTCGTCGGCGACTCCGACCAGTCGATCTATGCGTTCCGCGGCGCGGACATCCGCAACATCCAGGATTTCGAGCAGGATTTCCCCAACGCGAAGACCATCATGCTCGAACAGAACTACCGTTCCACGCAGACCATCCTCGACGCGGCCAACGCGGTCATCGCCAACAACCAGGGTCGCAAGCCCAAAAAGCTGTGGACCGCATTGGGCAGCGGGGACCCGATCGTCGGCTATGCCGCGGACAACGCCGAGCAGGAGGCCGCGTGGATAGCGGGGGAGATCGCTCGCGTCCGCGCCGAGGAGGGCACGCCGTATTCGGACATGGCCATCATGTACCGTGCCAACGCGCAGTCGCGTGCGCTTGAAGGCGCGCTCGTGCATGCCGGACTGCCGTATCAGCTGGTCGGCGGCACGCGGTTCTACGAGCGGCGGGAGGTCAAGGACGCCATCGCGTATCTGCAGGCCATCGTCAATCCGGCCGACAACGTCAACATGCGGCGCATCCTCAACGTGCCCAAGCGCGGTCTCGGACCTCGTGCCGAATCGATCATCGTCTCATATGCCGATGCTCATGCGACCACGTTCTGGGACGGCATCGAACATCTTGACCAGATCGACGGCGTGCCCACCCGCACCGGCAAGCAGCTCGCCGCATTCAGGGACCTGATGCGCTCCCTGAGCGCGTTCGCGGCCGAACATGACGGCAAGCCGTCCGAAGTGGTGGGGGAGGTGCTCTCGCAGTCCGGTCTGCTCGAAGAACTGCAGCGGTCCGAGGATCCACAGGATGCCTCCCGCGTGGAGAACCTGTCGCAGTTGCAGTCCGTCGCCGCCGAATTCGAGCAGAACACGCCGGACGCCACACTCGCGGGATTCCTGGAGACCACGGCGCTGGTGGCGGACTCCGACCAGCTGCCCTCCGAGGGCGAGGACTCCGGCAAGGTCACGCTGATGACTCTGCACACCGCCAAGGGCCTGGAATACCCCGTCGTGTTCCTCACCGGCATGGAGCAGGGCACGTTCCCGCACTCGCGGGCGATGGAGGACGCCGACGAGCTTTCCGAGGAGCGTCGTCTGGCATATGTGGGCATCACGCGTGCCAAGCGTCGTTTGTACGTCACCCGTGCCGCCGTGCGCGCGCAGTGGGGGCAGGCCAACGAGATGATGCCCAGCCAGTTCCTCGATGAGATCCCCGACCGGCTCATCGACTGGAAACGGCGCGAAACCGGCATGGAGGGCATGCGCTCCGGCTGGTCGCGCCGCGGCTTCGACGACGAGTTCGGCGGATGGGACGATGACGACTTCGGCGGCACCACATACGGCGGGTCGTCCTCGTACGGTGGTTCCTCGTCATACGGTTCTCGTGGACATTCCTCGTACGGTGGTTCCTCGTCGTTCGGCTCCGGTTCGCGCGGTGGATCGGGCTCGTCATATGGCGGGGCCAGGGGATTCGGCTCATCTTCGCGCCACGGCGGTTCCGGCCGTCAGGGCTCCGGACAGCAGTACGGGTCGGGCAGCCGGTTCGGCTCATCCACGGGATTGTCGCGTGGCGGCAAGGTCACGACGCGCCGCACCGCTCCCAAGTCATCTCTCTCGTCGGCCAGACCGGCCTCGTCGCTCAGCAAGGACAACAACCTCAACATCGCCGACTTCCATGCCGGTGACAAGGTCACGCATGACCAGTACGGGCTGGGCACCGTCGTCGACACGCAGGACAAGGGCCGCAACTCCGTAATCACGGTCGATTTCGGCTCGTCGGGCGTCAAGCGGCTGATGCTGCGCGTGGCGCCGCTGGAGAAGCTCTGA
- a CDS encoding IS30 family transposase, whose amino-acid sequence MGEVYSHLSEEERQVIQIEIGNGAGIRAIGAMIGRSPSTVSREIKRNTWFPSNESESYRPYRPRRLKTGPWMSRYYIAGPARRKAARRCAKARKPHRLSPDRLWAWVAERLGCGWSPPPVSGRLRVLFPGDDAMRVCPETVYRWIYSSKPRRERRARCLPRGHRRRRKHAGRRVSRFPIPGRVSIAGRPPEADARSGFGHWEADSVIGMGCDLHTEVERRTRFLMARVIPDKTAERSVGARLAMFAPLPAAARLSVTHGNGTGFARHARLRDEPGMATCFADPYSSWQRGGNENRNGMIRRYLPKRTIIEPGMARELQEIVDETDNRPMRALGYRTPAEAFADELPDLQL is encoded by the coding sequence ATGGGGGAAGTGTATTCGCACCTGTCGGAAGAGGAACGCCAGGTCATCCAGATCGAGATCGGCAACGGGGCCGGCATACGGGCGATCGGCGCGATGATCGGGCGCAGCCCGTCCACCGTCAGCCGTGAGATCAAACGCAACACGTGGTTCCCGTCCAACGAGAGCGAATCCTACCGTCCCTATCGGCCCAGGCGGCTCAAGACCGGGCCTTGGATGAGCCGTTATTACATCGCCGGGCCGGCCCGGCGCAAGGCCGCCCGGAGGTGCGCCAAAGCGCGCAAGCCGCATCGCCTGTCGCCTGACCGGCTGTGGGCGTGGGTGGCGGAGAGACTGGGCTGCGGCTGGTCGCCGCCGCCCGTCAGCGGCAGGCTGCGCGTCCTGTTCCCCGGCGACGATGCCATGCGCGTGTGCCCGGAGACCGTCTACCGATGGATCTATTCCAGCAAGCCGCGCCGCGAACGCCGGGCCCGATGCCTGCCGCGCGGCCACCGGCGGCGGCGCAAGCATGCGGGCCGTCGGGTGTCGAGGTTCCCTATCCCCGGAAGGGTCTCCATCGCCGGTCGTCCGCCGGAGGCGGACGCTCGCAGCGGGTTCGGCCATTGGGAGGCCGACAGCGTCATCGGCATGGGATGCGACCTGCACACCGAGGTCGAAAGGAGGACCCGCTTCCTCATGGCCCGTGTTATCCCCGACAAGACCGCCGAGCGGAGCGTCGGGGCGCGGCTGGCGATGTTCGCCCCGCTGCCGGCGGCCGCCAGGCTCAGCGTCACGCACGGCAACGGCACCGGGTTCGCCCGCCACGCGCGGCTGCGCGACGAGCCGGGCATGGCCACGTGCTTCGCCGACCCCTATTCCAGCTGGCAGCGGGGCGGCAACGAGAACCGCAACGGCATGATCCGCCGTTACCTGCCCAAACGCACGATCATCGAACCGGGCATGGCGAGGGAGCTCCAGGAGATCGTCGACGAGACCGACAACCGGCCCATGCGAGCGCTCGGCTACCGCACACCCGCCGAGGCGTTTGCCGACGAGCTGCCAGACTTACAACTCTGA